In a genomic window of Thermus albus:
- a CDS encoding TetR/AcrR family transcriptional regulator codes for MGTATRDRILEEAARLFTEKGYEATSVQDLAEALGLSKAALYHHFQSKEEVLYEISQQALEGLLLEGKKALAVSDPKEALLRFMEGHARFFEENRPFFVTMLQGLQSLSPEKQRPIIALRDRYEEMVRTLLQRGMEAGVFRQVDVALAGRAVLSLLNWMIRWFRPGGPLRAEEVARFYFELILRGLEDGSA; via the coding sequence ATGGGAACCGCCACCCGCGACCGCATCCTGGAAGAAGCCGCCCGGCTATTCACGGAAAAGGGCTATGAGGCCACCAGCGTCCAGGACTTGGCCGAGGCCCTAGGCCTTTCCAAAGCGGCCCTGTACCACCACTTCCAAAGCAAGGAGGAGGTCCTTTACGAGATCAGCCAACAGGCCCTGGAAGGACTCCTCCTCGAGGGCAAGAAGGCCCTAGCCGTTTCCGACCCCAAGGAGGCCCTGCTCCGCTTCATGGAGGGCCACGCCCGGTTCTTTGAGGAAAACCGGCCCTTCTTCGTCACCATGCTCCAGGGCCTGCAAAGCCTCTCCCCGGAAAAGCAAAGGCCCATCATCGCCCTGCGCGACCGGTACGAGGAAATGGTGCGCACCCTCCTCCAAAGGGGCATGGAAGCCGGGGTCTTCCGCCAAGTGGACGTGGCCCTGGCGGGACGGGCCGTGCTCTCCCTCCTGAACTGGATGATCCGCTGGTTCCGCCCAGGCGGGCCCTTGCGGGCGGAGGAGGTGGCCAGGTTCTACTTTGAGCTCATCCTGAGGGGGTTAGAAGATGGAAGTGCCTGA
- a CDS encoding acyl-CoA dehydrogenase family protein has product MEVPEHKEIRQLARRFLEEAGPALAKYEEEEAFPWPLAKRMGELGFLGVFVPEELGGAGLDFWAYVALLEELGGYASLRSILSVQQSLVLTPLLTYGTGEQKERYIPRLARGEILGAYGLTEPEAGSDAGSLRTRAYRDGDYYVLEGQKTFISHANVAQVFLIFAKTEPQKGSRGITAFLVEREDGVRTTPLKGKLGLRAADTGMVFLEGVRIPKDRILGGEGQGFKIALSTLDTGRISLAAGAVGLMQRALDLSLRYAQERRQFGRPIASFQLIQAHLAQMKLDLEASRLLTYQAVAKKLKGQRYTLEASMAKLFASEAANRVAYRAIQVHGGYGFFEEYEVARLYRDARILTLYEGTSEVQTLVIGAHLTGIKAFGEG; this is encoded by the coding sequence ATGGAAGTGCCTGAACACAAGGAAATCCGTCAGTTGGCAAGGCGTTTCCTGGAAGAGGCGGGGCCCGCTTTGGCCAAGTACGAGGAGGAGGAAGCTTTCCCTTGGCCTCTGGCGAAGCGGATGGGAGAGCTGGGCTTCTTAGGGGTTTTCGTGCCCGAGGAGCTAGGAGGAGCCGGGCTAGACTTTTGGGCCTACGTGGCCCTATTGGAAGAGCTCGGGGGATACGCTTCCTTACGATCTATCCTTTCCGTACAGCAGAGCCTGGTCCTTACCCCCCTTCTCACCTACGGCACGGGGGAACAGAAGGAGCGCTACATTCCCCGCCTGGCCCGAGGGGAGATCCTCGGGGCCTACGGCCTCACGGAGCCCGAAGCGGGGTCGGATGCGGGAAGCCTGCGCACCCGAGCTTACCGGGATGGGGATTATTACGTTCTGGAAGGGCAAAAGACCTTCATCTCCCACGCCAACGTGGCCCAGGTCTTCCTTATCTTCGCCAAGACGGAACCCCAAAAGGGCAGTAGGGGCATTACCGCTTTTCTGGTGGAGCGAGAGGACGGGGTGCGGACCACACCCCTAAAGGGGAAGCTGGGCCTTAGGGCGGCGGACACCGGGATGGTCTTTCTGGAAGGCGTGCGCATTCCCAAGGACCGGATTCTGGGAGGGGAAGGGCAGGGCTTCAAAATCGCCCTTTCCACCTTGGACACGGGCCGGATCTCCCTGGCGGCCGGGGCGGTGGGGCTCATGCAAAGGGCCCTGGACCTTTCGCTGCGCTACGCCCAGGAGAGGCGGCAATTTGGCCGGCCCATCGCCAGTTTTCAGCTAATCCAGGCCCACCTGGCCCAGATGAAGCTGGACCTGGAAGCCAGCCGGCTCCTCACCTACCAAGCGGTGGCCAAAAAGCTCAAAGGGCAGCGGTATACCCTAGAGGCCAGCATGGCCAAGCTTTTCGCCTCGGAGGCCGCCAACCGCGTGGCCTACCGGGCCATCCAGGTCCACGGGGGCTACGGCTTCTTTGAGGAGTACGAGGTGGCCCGGCTTTACCGGGACGCCCGCATCCTCACCCTTTACGAGGGGACCAGCGAGGTGCAGACCCTGGTCATCGGGGCGCACCTCACCGGGATCAAGGCCTTCGGGGAAGGTTAA
- a CDS encoding MaoC/PaaZ C-terminal domain-containing protein, producing the protein MPMYFEDFEVGQRFTTPARTVTEADVVNFAGVSGDYNPIHTDAEFAKETPFGQRIAHGLLVLSMLTGLRQRSGHFEGTIIAWMGIRNYKFLKPVFIGDTVRGESEILEKHETSKPDRGVVVQRVRVLNQRGEVVQEGEFVTLVRRKPQV; encoded by the coding sequence ATGCCCATGTACTTTGAGGATTTTGAGGTAGGCCAGCGCTTTACCACCCCGGCCCGCACGGTAACCGAGGCCGACGTGGTCAACTTTGCCGGGGTCTCCGGGGATTACAACCCCATCCACACCGATGCCGAGTTCGCCAAGGAGACCCCCTTCGGCCAGCGCATCGCCCATGGGCTCTTGGTGCTTTCCATGCTCACCGGCCTCCGACAGCGAAGCGGGCACTTTGAGGGCACCATCATCGCCTGGATGGGGATCCGTAACTACAAGTTCCTAAAGCCCGTCTTCATCGGGGACACGGTGAGGGGGGAGAGCGAGATCCTGGAGAAGCATGAGACCAGCAAGCCGGACCGGGGTGTGGTGGTTCAGCGGGTGCGGGTCCTGAACCAGCGGGGCGAGGTGGTACAGGAGGGGGAGTTTGTCACCCTGGTCCGCAGAAAGCCCCAGGTATAG